A part of Cryptococcus gattii WM276 chromosome G, complete sequence genomic DNA contains:
- a CDS encoding NAD+ diphosphatase, putative (Similar to TIGR gene model, INSD accession AAW44570.1), producing MIKIACNPKSSAIHRIVNNFSWPSSVESPIILSATRRISTGPATNRYCSLPHPPQYAAYMGDNIVNFYSGQPPLNRVSFQRHIPEKINAHLQNPDTRFYLFNNFQPLVKKGEIGAPLYLQRKDVDHFVKDGFGMAPSNSSQQAVKLYEAIRLPPLAPLIFLGIDDHCDPTTNASPAIDHLNPQGTAYFAVDVTDVPFDEEKVGGEWGEARASSGAMEGWDAGVFAQARALVDWNGRNKFCPACGSPTYSLWAGWKRNCTSVLNPTEGTEGKECFSTKGLHNFAYPRTDPVIIMGILDSTGEKMLLGRQKSWPKGMYSCLAGFIEPGESFEDAVRREVLEEAGIEVGPVRYSSSQPWPFPANLMVGCFGRAKDGQTIRMDLDNELEDAQWFPRSAITAIISHPDGSSYSRLELKKLEDKSESNQTTAAALAPAERKPGDVSGSTGHEMGITRVPPATAIAGVLIREWAKGGLDLVSKL from the exons ATGATCAAGATTGCTT GCAACCCGAAGTCATCCGCCATCCATAGAATTGTCAACAACTTCAGTTGGCCATCGTCTGTCGAATCACCGATTATACTATCTGCCACGAGGCGGATTTCAACAGGTCCTGCAACCAACCGATATTGCTCTCTTCCTCACCCGCCTCAATACGCCGCATACATGGGGGATAACATAGTCAA TTTCTACTCAGGACAGCCACCTCTGAACCGCGTGTCTTTTCAAAGACATATTCCGGAGAAGATCAACGCCCATCTGCAGAATCCTGACACCCGATTCTACCTCTTCAA TAATTTCCAACCTCTTGTTAAAAAGGGTGAAATTGGTGCGCCGCTTTATCTGCAGCGCAAGGATGTAGATCATTTTGTGAAAGACGGGTTTGGCATGGC ACCTTCGAACTCTTCGCAACAAGCCGTAAAGCTTTACGAGGCCATTCGACTCCCTCCCCTTGCCCCATTGATCTTCTTGGGTATAGATGACCATTGTGACCCGACGACTAACGCTTCGCCAGCGATCGACCATCTGAACCCCCAGGGCACCGCCTACTTTGCGGTCGATGTCACTGATGTACCCtttgatgaagaaaaggtCGGGGGGGAATGGGGCGAGGCCAGGGCTAGTAGTGGCGCAATGGAAGGATGGGATGCAGGAGTATTTGCGCAAGCGAGAGCATTAGTGGATTGGAATGGGCGCAACAAA TTTTGTCCCGCATGTGGCTCTCCCACCTACTCTCTATGGGCAGGGTGGAAAAGAAACTGTACATCAGTTCTTAACCCTACTGAAGGGACTGAAGGAAAGGAATGTTTTTCCACCAAGGGCTTGCATAATTTTGCGTATCCAAGGACAGATCCTGTCATTATCATGGGAATTTTGGATTCCACTGGGGAAAAAATGTTGCTGGGCAGACAAAAATCATGGCCAAAAG GAATGTACTCATGTCTAGCCGGTTTCATTGAACCTGGAGAGTCGTTTGAAGACGCTGTACGAAGGGAAGTCCTAGAAGAGGCAGGCATTGAGGTCGGGCCTGTTAGATA TTCCTCAAGTCAGCCTTGGCCGTTCCCCGCCAACCTTATGGTCGGTTGCTTTGGTCGTGCAAAGGATGGCCAGACTATCAGGATGGATCTTGATAATGAGCTGGAGG ACGCACAATGGTTCCCCCGTTCTGCAATCACAGCCATCATTTCCCACCCAGATGGTAGCTCTTACTCCCGTTTGGAGTTGAAGAAACTCGAAGACAAAAGCGAATCCAACCAAACTACGGCTGCAGCCCTTGCGCCTGCTGAGAGGAAACCTGGAGATGTTTCAGGTTCTACCGGCCATGAGATGGGGATTACAAGGGTACCCCCTGCGACGGCCATCGCCGGAGTTTTAATTCGCGAATGGGCCAAGGGTGGCTTAGATCTGGTCAGCAAGCTTTAA
- a CDS encoding AP005220 putative acyl-CoA thiolesterase (Similar to TIGR gene model, INSD accession AAW44576.1) — translation MGEQLSNHVTVMPHPIKPLTYLSQNLWVPSGARGVFGGQILAQAIMAATSSTFPPLGLHSAHCYFLLPAQRDPQIEYRVEKLSDARSYSSRLVRAWQGDKEIFVLMASYALPPNPLPSDFGTKNDEGHSEDGPKHSLAFSVDPPSQTPTGSRKVLPKFELPFPADMLPPSDCEEDADFLERWIRERESKNKNVWEKKFFEEYIQERKSSPVSIARARRRPTQNDIATPPQVRMSWLRAKSVGPERPNEEIVKAMIAYMSDFQFIGTTARSVGLNQNSNPRLGMLASLDHVIHFYPFPHTFDPSAPLLHVMEAQAANLSSGRGIARGRIYTPDGHLLAVTGQEGVVRAGGKGGKRKGLIEGGMDEADVGKPDAKAKL, via the exons ATGGGTGAACAACTCTCTAACCACGTCACCGTCATGCCTCACCCTATCAAACCTCTCACCTACCTGTCACAAAATCTTTGGGTTCCCTCCGGTGCCCGAGGGGTGTTTGGGGGTCAGATACTTGCCCAGGCTATAATGGCGGCTACTTCTTCCACATTTCCACCCCTTGGCCTGCACAGTGCACATTGTTACTTCCTCTTGCCCGCTCAACGCGATCCACAGATTGAGTACAGAGTAGAAAAGCTTAGCGACGCACGGTCTTACTCATCAAGATTGGTCAGGGCTTGGCAAGGAGACAAGGAAATATTTGTTCTCATGGCCAGCTACGCGTTACCTCCCAATCCCCTACCTTCCGACTTTGGAACAAAGAATGACGAGGGTCACTCCGAGGACGGGCCAAAGCATTCGTTGGCGTTTTCAGTGGATCCGCCGTCACAGACCCCCACGGGAAGTAGGAAAGTCTTACCCAAATTCGAACTTCCCTTTCCTGCTGATATGTTGCCACCATCAGACTGTGAAGAAGATGCGGATTTTTTGGAAAGGTGGATACGAGAACGGGAGAGCAAGAACAAGAACGTTTGGGAAAAGAAGTTCTTTGAAGAGTACATTCAG GAAAGAAAATCATCACCCGTTTCTATAGCTCGCGCTCGTAGGAGGCCTACACAGAACGACATAGCAACGCCTCCCCAAGTGCGAATGAGTTGGTTGCGGGCCAAGTCTGTAGGGCCAGAAAGACCCAATGAAGAGATCGTCAAA GCTATGATAGCTTACATGTCAGACTTTCAATTTATCGGTACCACTGCGCGTTCTGTCGGTCTCAATCAAAACTCAAACCCTCGCCTTGGTATGCTTGCTTCTTTAGACCATGTCATACATTTTTATCCTTTCCCGCATACCTTTGACCCTTCCGCTCCACTATTACATGTTATGGAGGCTCAGGCTGCCAATCTTTCCTCGGGCAGGGGGATTGCTCGTGGTAGAATTTATACTCCTGATGGACATTTACTTGCAGTAACTGGGCAAGAAGGTGTAGTTCGGGCGGGAGGCAAGGGGGGTAAACGTAAGGGGCTCATAGAAGGTGGCATGGATGAAGCAGACGTGGGGAAACCTGATGCCAAGGCCAAACTGTAG
- a CDS encoding Zrt1 protein, putative (Similar to TIGR gene model, INSD accession AAW44566.1), protein MTGRSIFVYFVAFAVVGFVRGQITVEEEHDHDDGHDHHHHQDGAVVTDAATHDAHAGHTHAHSSSDCGVTELQNYNLAIHIAAVFVMLVASALGVFLPVILGKLGPRNMLFGSLFSILKYFGSGIIISLAFVHLLIHAFFSLTSACVGEMEYESVAPAIAMATVIVVWLVDFFGSRYIARQNSCLPEGDRNITAASSSSPESPGGKKIDGISAPMTELACCGPNKSEVTPFDGAAKTAHWNVQLLEYGVIFHSIMIGVSLGAMGTGFNTTFAALVFHQLFEGLGLGARIAMLIWPPGVSSTIKKWTMCLAYALVTPVGIAIGIGVHESINMNGRAILLSTGILDSISAGILLYSGLCQLLYREWVIGDMRDASTGEIIVALVSLFLGLFAMSFIGKWI, encoded by the exons ATGACTGGCAGGTCTATCTTTGTCTATTTCGTTGCCTTCGCAGTAGTTGGGTTCGTTCGTGGCCAAATTACTGTCGAAGAGGAGCATGACCATGATGATGGTCatgatcatcatcaccaccaAGACGGCGCAGTGGTGACGGACGCTGCGACTCACGACGCTCATGCCGGACATACTCATGCGCATAGTAGCTCAGACTGCGGGGTGACAGAGCTTCAAAACTATAACCTTGCAATCCATATAGCTGCTGTCTTTGTAATGTTGGTGGCGTCAGCTCTAGGAGTCTTTCTACCAGTCATACTGGGCAAACTGGGCCCTAGAAACATGTTATTCGGATCGCTCTTTTCCATTCTGAAATACTTCGGATCTGGGATCATTATTAGTTTAGC TTTTGTTCACTTATTGATCCATGCCTTCTTCAGTCTCACAAG CGCGTGCGTGGGAGAGATGGAGTATGAGTCTGTTGCCCCCGCGATCGCCATGGCAACTGTTATCGTAGTCTGGCTCGTCGACTTTTTTGGCTCTCGCTAC ATCGCACGCCAGAATTCGTGCTTGCCAGAGGGTGATCGAAACATCACggctgcttcttcctcatcaccCGAAAGCCCGGGGGGAAAAAAAATCGATGGCATATCAGCCCCAATGACAGAACTGGCTTGCTGTGGTCCCAACAAATCGGAAGTAACTCCCTTTGACGGTGCTGCTAAAACGGCGCATTGGAATGTACAACTCTTGGAATATGGTGTTATCTTTCACTCTATAATGATCGGCGTATCGCTAGGGGCTATGGGCACTGGGTTTAACACCACTTTTGCCG CTCTAGTTTTCCACCAGCTTTTTGAGGGTCTTGGTCTTGGGGCCCGGATCGCCATGCTCATCTGGCCACCTGGCGTCTCTTCAACCATCAAAAAATGGACCATGTGCCTTGCGTATGCTTTGGTAACACCAGTTGGAATTGCTATT GGCATCGGAGTCCATGAGTCGATTAATATGAATGGCCGAGCGATCCTTTTATCTACCGGTATCCTCGACTCTATATCCGCTGGTATCCTTCTATACA GTGGCCTTTGTCAATTGCTGTATCGTGAATGGGTGATTGGCGACATGCGCGATGCATCCACAGGCGAGATCATTGTCGCTCTTGTATCCTTGTTTCTTGGTCTGTTTGCCATGTCATTCATTGGCAAGTGGATTTGA
- a CDS encoding Iron homeostasis-related protein, putative (Similar to TIGR gene model, INSD accession AAW44572.1): protein MSLTASAIIHPLAISSRTTSPLLRAVSSNVTRTFASSSRQQLVASSPIFIGFRRTSVSELRRKTSPLYFTPIIRQQCRTMFIQTETTPNEASLKFIPGVQVTNGAAHEFLDLRSALQSPLATRLLTIDGITGVFFGPDFVTCSKDDSYSWSILKPEVFAVLMEHFSSGASLFKEGSGESQAEDTRILDTDSEIVGMIKELLETRVRPAIMEDGGDIEYRGFDEVTGIVKLKLKGSCRGCSSSSVTLKNGIERMLTHYVPEVQSVEQVLDEEELIALDEFAKLEARLEKEQGGDKAGKSGKGDMSSYLSV, encoded by the exons ATGTCTCTAACGGCTTCAGCTATCATCCATCCCCTCGCTATATCCTCTCGCACGACTTCTCCTCTTTTGCGAGCAGTCAGTTCCAATGTTACTCGAACATTCGCCAGTAGTTCTCGTCAGCAGCTGGTCGCCTCGTCGCCCATTTTCATTGGTTTTAGAAGGACATCAGTATCGGAATTACGGCGGAAGACTTCTCCTCTGTATTTCACTCCTATTATTCGTCAACAGT GTCGTACTATGTTCATCCAGACTGAGACAACGCCCAACGAAGCGTCCCTCAAGTTTATTCCCGGTGTGCAAGTCACGAATGGTGCGGCTCACGAGTTCCTCGATCTTCGCTCCGCCCTTCAGTCTCCTCTTGCCACTCGTCTCCTCACCATTGACGGTATCACCGGCGTTTTCTTTGGTCCTGACTTTGTCACATGCTCAAAGGATGATTCGTATTCATGGTCCATCCTCAAACCCGAAGTGTTTGCTGTTTTAATGGAACATTTTTCCTCAGGTGCTTCATTGTTTAAAGAAGGTTCCGGCGAGTCGCAAGCTGAAGACACTCGTATTCTGGACACTGATTCAGAAATTGTGGGGATGATCAAGGAGCTTTTGGAAACTCGAGTACGACCGGCTATAATGGAGGATGGAGGTGATATCGAGTATCGAGGCTTTGACGAAGTCACTGGCATAGTGAAGCTGAAGTTGAAAGGAAGTTGCCGAGGGTGCAGCTCAAGCAGTGTGACGTTGAAGAATGGCATTGAGAGGATGTTAACGCACTACGTTCCTGAAGTCCAGTCAGTCGAGCAG GTTttggatgaggaagagCTTATCGCTTTGGATGAGTTTGCCAAGCTCGAGGCAAGGCTAGAGAAGGAGCAAGGCGGTGACAAGGCAGGGAAGTCTGGGAAGGGAGA TATGAGCTCTTATCTTTCTGTTTAG
- a CDS encoding Hypothetical protein (Similar to TIGR gene model, INSD accession AAW44568.1; CNG01880) has protein sequence MFWRKRTATPLPNYLPPASADPPKPILKKTVESQEASNLRFAGGTKQLSGGVSSPNTQLPPHLPQTHSENDETRRVRPAPLVIVSSYDGPQPPASPGSQGSYSPGTASFFHVRVPSLRRSSRPTSPSTSSFGARIRASNNGQQRRPSAPAPCHTVMSTPPSSAPVTDAGIWTPPGPFSPASHVISTPPSPYRPTSEHSAQLEIRPFNERLPLLGEGGPQVHDVESGQDVDVPMLNIIPATPQDQSDGFPVKTGVKALEAAAPIEQSIREIEREMMDFSLDDELVERTIWEKERVPTIDLDFNFTSLESLMDFSISQDLIASIQKSSTAVDERGQYVSPDEPPSPVLHDQPPSQPLPPSPPHQAFSSLPSFDSHINSASPLPQSSSNSSLASFPDVEEALGSMLASLSERSMASTAIHTPKNRNFEFGSEVCSGFDDMMIDVGGRTAPLSISSCNKSNPRIARQAPPKLDLSSSKYGHIAPQELQSAPLASRRNAYFPNARVHPKSSPSGIFTTVSPSSSQSSVSSGSRYASHPTPMAGFSNFPSSASESELGHMKDGRHIQNYRDSLSESEISDEELCTASIISVTPVMVQEKMGIKIGEGGDVTKELVFGKHFLKEKAGLGFGLGLGLEVEGNEVGLAI, from the coding sequence ATGTTCTGGCGCAAGAGAACGGCTACACCTTTGCCCAACTACCTCCCGCCCGCATCTGCCGACCCCCCCAAACCTATCCTGAAGAAGACTGTCGAAAGCCAAGAAGCTAGTAACCTTCGCTTTGCAGGTGGAACCAAGCAACTTTCTGGTGGTGTCTCAAGTCCCAATACCCAACTTCCTCCTCATTTGCCCCAAACCCATAGCGAAAATGACGAGACGCGTCGCGTGCGACCAGCTCCACTAGTTATTGTATCATCGTACGATGGACCTCAGCCACCAGCGTCTCCTGGATCTCAAGGGTCGTATAGTCCCGGGACAGCTTCTTTCTTTCATGTGCGCGTCCCTTCTTTGCGGCGGTCATCCAGGCCCACATCGCCCAGCACTTCATCTTTCGGGGCTAGGATACGAGCCAGCAATAACGGCCAGCAACGCCGTCCCAGCGCCCCCGCCCCCTGTCATACTGTCATGTCTACCCCCCCATCATCAGCACCCGTGACAGATGCAGGAATTTGGACTCCTCCTGGTCCCTTCTCCCCCGCAAGCCATGTGATCTCTACACCTCCTTCACCTTACCGACCTACAAGCGAACACAGCGCCCAGTTAGAAATCCGTCCGTTCAACGAAAGACTACCCTTGCTGGGTGAGGGCGGACCTCAAGTCCATGACGTGGAAAGTGGGCAAGATGTAGATGTGCCGATGTTGAATATAATTCCAGCGACTCCCCAGGACCAAAGCGACGGTTTCCCTGTGAAAACAGGAGTCAAGGCTTTGGAAGCGGCTGCTCCCATAGAGCAAAGCATACGGGAGATAGAaagagagatgatggaTTTTTCTTTGGATGATGAGCTAGTGGAACGAACCATAtgggaaaaagaaagagtGCCGACCATCGACCTGGACTTCAATTTCACTTCATTGGAATCTCTGATGGATTTTTCCATCTCGCAAGATCTGATTGCATCGATTCAAAAGTCGTCTACTGCGGTTGACGAACGTGGGCAATATGTGTCGCCCGATGAACCGCCTTCTCCCGTTTTGCATGACCAGCCTCCATCGCAGCCTCTTCCCCCTTCACCCCCGCATCAGGCTTTCTCCTCACTTCCTTCCTTTGATTCCCACATTAATTCCgcatctcctcttccgcAATCATCCTCCAATTCATCTCTTGCATCTTTTCCGGATGTAGAGGAGGCATTAGGCTCCATGTTGGCTTCCCTGTCTGAACGCAGCATGGCGTCCACCGCTATACATACTCCCAAAAATAGGAACTTCGAGTTTGGGAGCGAGGTTTGCTCAGGCTTCGACGATATGATGATAGATGTTGGTGGTCGGACTGCGCCTCTTTCGATCTCGAGCTGCAACAAATCCAATCCTCGTATCGCCCGGCAGGCTCCGCCTAAGCTTGACCTGTCAAGTAGCAAGTATGGCCACATTGCACCGCAAGAACTCCAATCTGCACCTCTTGCTAGCCGTCGCAATGCTTACTTTCCAAACGCACGTGTTCACCCCAAATCTTCTCCCAGCGGTATCTTCACCACAGTCTCGccatcttcctcccaaTCTAGTGTGTCAAGCGGGTCTCGTTATGCGTCTCATCCAACGCCAATGGCCGGATTCTCGAATTTCCCATCCTCGGCTTCTGAGTCTGAGTTGGGCCACATGAAAGATGGCAGGCATATCCAAAATTATCGTGACTCTTTGAGCGAAAGTGAGATTAGCGATGAAGAGCTTTGCACAGCCAGCATTATCAGTGTGACTCCAGTCATGGTACAGGAGAAAATGGGCATCAAAATTGGAGAAGGCGGAGATGTTACCAAGGAGCTCGTCTTTGGAAAACATTTCTTGAAAGAAAAGGCAGGGTTGGGGTTCGGCCTCGGCCTTGGTTTGGAGGTCGAGGGGAATGAGGTTGGATTGGCGATCTAA
- a CDS encoding Phosphatase associated protein, putative (Similar to TIGR gene model, INSD accession AAW44616.1) — MLWRFNLTSTSTLDSLLSREIPPTLEELMDEPDILGECKAQNNKLITFLSREDSVKSLLQWVVAGLDELDQAAAIADSEVLSHAITSPDLYPSYKSPAALVVPGSGPGSPPLNPVKPEENGVHAFVDEKPNGDEEHDEDLSIPGLGQGLRRRSEADDDLHRSKYPATATEILTCNEIWSVSDTIMRNANTLLTPFWDAVLPPIGAVTPTTEGTSSLASSVVMSRQEAGERERARNEFWSEQDEERDRRREVIRGLWMRVNGVLLAKRGSDMIHFIQSLPNVVERIIARISSPAIQALLVTIISSEEAGVLGVIDWLASEDLIPRLLDLLSPQYPSSIHTIVAELIKQIITLCAPSPFNPHGGNAEQQAAQGPTGGRDNRLIRDLVSERSVSVMTGYMLDEVELSDRDWNGINGEGGDVSPADPLIVHPLPSIASATSSLTSICVILIEIIRRNNSDFSEPHLFHTLRNKLISVRMQEEMDNREIRHNVEETEQEKDEKERRHMEDALVDMTSKMGIVHLGHLLNVISDRFAQLHQLVLQPRSQRRVASITNPKPFTLERFRIVEFYAELLHSSNMSILNRTPGTGPVYTEDGILSGGLEGLEALGEAIEDNDNEQTGEISHQEGDDVTPAKELPVSESASGSLTGSDDMESEDEDVLEAINDDATPSPSPGASGLMENAIGADSTITPPLSEEVADRLRGVMETESKLPPSSATSDITTAVPRVATAASTTSPSFSSDTPELEPKLTPELNPSDDSSETLHFTTAHSPPNIILPPGERLKRQYLSCKVMPAIVNLFFEYPENDFMHSVVYDIFQQVLNGKLSPGSNRDLVVQLMKEAKLVERVLDAQRLNDRLVAQSNSPRLPYMGHLILIAEEIVKFFARCPSDLYDIVKNTFVLSEWEAFVNTSLREAKDRDDKPLAGGKPAHPSPIKSPDDSASDEDDDDEPIEGSMRFGEPLTRTSAKDGFAPRGEFDAYADHDENGDGDDEEAMDRYWKSSGLGLSRQRAADSSDDDDDADWLQPPANSWGASGGDEDDFGAWETGETRPASDEFEDDAWGNFTSAPSNNNSENPFGDDNFAPSVVRTEPLQQKGDEPLTPLDWAEQFDRAFREGGGDDVPAPVSDDGEGEQCEVEEGGDVVPIMMPSLEDDDEEDVSAAMSGSMELSMSAGTSSWTFEGDDAGVDLPLAESPYTSHASGPAPPLNVSASPGDGSSSSTSVDAFSTSSSDSTVTITASATATPAPIPNRHNSMSHSRHNSLSGSWGHRPHPGHPITSTSPSASSTSSHASSSSPTSPSKVQRWGEAFSPPDPALIAAATEESPLGPGVSPDTRITRDGMLEREVDGQSITVPQDEIVEAIERNADDIEELENQEALSRSIGSI, encoded by the exons ATGCTTTGGCGATTCAATTTGACATCGACATCCACGCTGGACTCTCTGTTGTCGCGCGAGATACCACCTACCCTGGAAGAGCTTATGGATGAGCCCGACATATTGGGCGAGTGCAAAGCGCAGAACAACAA ACTTATTACTTTCCTGTCTCGTGAAGACTCTGTCAAATCTCTGCTTCAATGGGTCGTTGCTGGTCTCGATGAACTTGACCAAGCAGCTGCTATTGCAGACTCGGAAGTCCTATCCCATGCCATCACTTCGCCAGACCTATATCCTTCTTACAAGTCACCAGCAGCTCTAGTGGTCCCTGGATCAGGTCCTGGAAGCCCGCCCTTAAACCCTGTGAAACCAGAAGAAAATGGTGTGCATGCTTTTGTCGATGAGAAGCCAAATGGTGACGAAGAACATGACGAGGATCTATCTATTCCTGGGCTGGGACAGGGGCtgaggagaaggagtgAAGCCGACGATGATCTACATCGATCAAA ATACCCAGCAACGGCCACTGAGATTCTCACTTGTAATGAGATATGGTCTGTGTCAGATACGATCATGCGCAACGCCAATACTCTTCTCACACCTTTCTGGGACGCAGTTTTGCCTCCGATAGGAGCAGTAACTCCTACAACGGAGGGAACATCGTCTTTGGCAAGCTCTGTTGTGATGTCGAGACAGGAAGCTGGAGAACGTGAAAGGGCGAGAAATGAGTTCTGGTCTGAGCAAGACGAAGAAAGAGATAGACGAAGAGAGGTCATCAGAGGTCTGTGGATGCGAGTGAATGGGGTGCTGTTGGCCAAGCGAGGTTCAGAC ATGATCCATTTCATTCAGTCCCTGCCCAATGTCGTCGAGCGTATCATTGCTCGTATATCTTCTCCTGCTATTCAAGCCCTTCTCGTGACCATTATCTCGAGCGAAGAAGCGGGCGTTCTGGGGGTCATCGATTGGCTTGCTTCGGAAGATTTGATACCTCGGCtccttgatcttctttccccgcAATACCCTTCGTCTATACATACCATCGTTGCTGAGTTAATCAAGCAAATCATTACCCTATGCGCGCCTTCGCCCTTCAACCCGCACGGAGGAAACGCTGAGCAACAGGCAGCTCAGGGTCCTACAGGAGGTAGAGATAATCGTTTAATACGAGACCTTGTCAGCGAACGGAGCGTCAGCGTAATGACCGGGTACATGCTGGACGAGGTAGAATTGTCAGATCGAGACTGGAATGGTATCAAtggtgaaggaggagatgtTTCGCCTGCTGATCCTCTCATCGTCCACCCCTTGCCTTCGATTGCGTCTGCCACATCTTCCCTCACCAGTATTTGCGTCATCTTGATCGAAATCATTCGGCGTAACAATTCTGATTTTTCCGAGCCGCATCTCTTTCACACCCTGCGTAACAAATTAATATCTGTGCGGATGCAGGAGGAGATGGACAATCGAGAAATTCGGCACAACGTTGAAGAGACGGagcaagagaaggatgagaaggagagacGTCATATGGAGGATGCTTTAGTGGACATGACGTCTAAGATGGGGATAGTACACCTTGGCCATTTATTGAACGTCATCAGCGACCGATTTGCTCAACTGCATCAGCTGGTACTGCAGCCTCGTTCTCAG CGACGAGTCGCTTCTATCACCAATCCTAAACCTTTCACCCTTGAACGTTTCCGCATAGTTGAATTTTACGCTGAACTGCTACATTCCTCTAACATGTCAATCCTCAACCGTACCCCTGGCACCGGACCGGTTTACACTGAGGACGGTATACTTTCTGGTGGCCTTGAAGGACTTGAGGCGCTTGGCGAAGCCATTGAAGACAATGACAATGAACAGACTGGCGAGATTTCTCATCAAGAGGGGGACGACGTAACTCCAGCTAAGGAATTGCCCGTGAGCGAATCAGCTTCGGGAAGCTTGACCGGAAGTGACGACATGGAAAgcgaggatgaggatgtgTTAGAAGCGATCAATGATGATGCCACGCCATCGCCATCCCCTGGCGCCTCGGGTCTCATGGAAAATGCAATTGGCGCTGATTCAACGATCACTCCGCCGCTGTCAGAGGAAGTCGCTGATCGTCTGAGAGGGGTCATGGAAACTGAGTCAAAGCTTCCCCCCTCATCCGCCACCTCCGATATCACTACCGCCGTACCCCGCGTCGCCACAGCAGCCTCCACTACCagcccttctttctcttcggATACTCCTGAGCTAGAGCCCAAACTCACCCCTGAGTTGAATCCATCAGACGACAGCAGTGAAACGCTACATTTCACCACAGCACACTCTCCGCCAAATATAATACTTCCTCCCGGTGAACGGCTGAAGAGGCAGTACTTGTCATGCAAGGTCATGCCTGCGATCGTCAACTTATTCTTTGAGTATCCGGAGAACGATTTCATGCACAGTGTTGTGTATGATATCTTCCAACAGGTGCTCAACGGCAAGTTGTCCCCCGGTTCCAATAGGGATTTAGTGGTACAACTGATGAAGGAGGCCAAATTGGTTGAAAGGGTATTGGATGCGCAAAGGCTCAATGACAGATTAGTCGCCCAGTCGAATTCACCTAGGTTACCTTACATGGGGCATCTCATTCTCATTGCCGAAGAAATTGTCAAGTTCTTTGCGCGCTGCCCATCTGATCTGTATGACATCGTCAAAAACACGTTTGTCCTTTCTGAATGGGAAGCTTTCGTGAATACCTCTTTGCGTGAAGCTAAGGATCGCGACGACAAGCCTCTTGCTGGCGGTAAACCTGCTCACCCATCGCCCATCAAGAGTCCTGACGACTCCGCGagtgatgaagatgacgatgatgaacCGATAGAGGGATCTATGAGATTTGGGGAGCCACTGACAAGAACTTCGGCGAAAGACGGATTCGCGCCGAGGGGAGAGTTTGATGCGTATGCCGATCATGATGAGaatggagatggagatgatgaggaggcTATGGATAGA TACTGGAAGAGCTCTGGATTAGGGTTGAGTAGACAAAGAGCCGCAGATTCTTcggatgatgatgacgatgcCGACTGGTTACAACCTCCTGCTAATTCATGGGGTGCTAGTGGCGGCGATGAGGACGATTTTGGA GCCTGGGAAACTGGGGAAACAAGGCCGGCTTCTGATGAGTTTGAAGACGATGCATGGGGCAACTTCACTTCGGCACCTTCAAATAACAATTCAGAGAACCCCTTCGGCGATGATAATTTTGCTCCTTCTGTCGTCCGCACAGAACCACTGCAGCAGAAGGGCGACGAACCTCTGACTCCTTTGGATTGGGCGGAGCAATTTGATCGAGCGTTCAGAGAAGGCGGAGGAGATGATGTGCCCGCACCTGTATCGGATGATGGTGAGGGTGAACAATGCGAAGTGGAGGAGGGTGGGGACGTCGTGCCCATTATGATGCCGAGCCTGGAGGAcgacgatgaagaagatgtaTCTGCGGCGATGAGTGGGAGTATGGAACTTTCCATGTCCGCTGGTACGAGTTCGTGGACGTTTGAGGGAGATGACGCCGGCGTAGACTTGCCACTTGCGGAATCCCCTTACACCTCACATGCCTCTGGACCAGCTCCACCCCTGAATGTTTCTGCTTCTCCAGGTGACGGGTCAAGTTCATCAACATCGGTCGACGCCTTTTCGACTTCCTCCTCCGATTCGACCGTGACCATTACCGCTAGTGCCACAGCCACGCCCGCTCCTATCCCCAACCGGCACAACTCTATGTCACATTCTCGACACAACTCCCTTTCTGGGTCATGGGGTCACCGACCTCATCCTGGCCATCCCATCACTTCGACTTCCCCGTCTGCAAGCTCTACCTCTTCACAcgcttcttcttcgtctcCTACTTCGCCTAGTAAAGTTCAGCGATGGGGTGAGGCTTTCTCACCCCCTGATCCGGCTCTCATAGCAGCTGCGACAGAAGAAAGTCCGCTAGGACCTGGTGTGAGCCCTGATACAAGAATTACGAGAGATGGGATGTTGGAAAGAGAGGTTGACGGCCAGTCAATCACCGTGCCTCAAGACGAGATAGTGGAGGCAATTGAACGGAATGCCGATGATATAGAGGAGTTGGAGAATCAGGAGGCGCTTAGCCGGTCGATTGGATCAATATGA